The Legionella sp. PATHC032 genome has a window encoding:
- the glyA gene encoding serine hydroxymethyltransferase — MFDESYTIKNFDDVLFKAISDEKRRQEEHIELIASENYVSPRVLEAQGSVLTNKYAEGYPGKRYYGGCEFVDVAEDLAISRAKLLFGAHYVNVQPHSGSQANAAVMMALLSPGDTFMGMALPHGGHLTHGSKVNFSGKLYHSVEYGVDSNTGLIDYDALEKLALQHKPKLIIAGFSAYSRILDWARFREIADKVGAYLMADIAHVAGLVAVGLYPSPVPYADVVTTTTHKTLRGPRGGLILCKENEEIEKKLNSSVFPGMQGGPLMHVIAAKAVAFAEALLPEFKTYQQQVLVNARTMCSVLQSRGYDIVSGGTDNHLLLVDLINKGITGKDADAALGRANITVNKNSVPNDPRSPFVTSGLRLGTPAATTRGFKEREMTLLSNWVADVLDNVHDETNISRVKTQVLLLCREFPVYA; from the coding sequence TTTGACGAAAGTTATACTATAAAAAATTTTGATGATGTTCTTTTTAAAGCAATTTCTGATGAAAAACGACGTCAAGAAGAGCACATTGAATTAATAGCATCAGAAAATTATGTCAGTCCAAGAGTATTGGAGGCTCAGGGTTCTGTGTTGACTAACAAATATGCTGAAGGATATCCGGGCAAGCGATATTATGGTGGTTGCGAGTTTGTTGATGTCGCTGAAGATTTAGCTATTTCAAGGGCAAAATTACTTTTTGGCGCTCATTATGTCAATGTACAACCCCATTCAGGATCACAAGCAAACGCAGCGGTCATGATGGCATTATTGTCCCCAGGTGATACTTTTATGGGTATGGCTTTACCTCATGGTGGACACTTGACTCATGGGTCAAAGGTTAATTTTTCAGGTAAATTGTACCATTCTGTCGAATACGGAGTTGATAGCAATACGGGTTTAATAGATTATGATGCTCTGGAGAAACTTGCTCTTCAACACAAACCAAAATTAATAATTGCTGGTTTTTCAGCTTATTCCAGGATTCTGGATTGGGCTCGATTCAGAGAAATTGCCGATAAGGTAGGCGCTTATTTAATGGCGGATATCGCTCATGTGGCTGGCCTGGTTGCTGTAGGATTATATCCTTCTCCTGTCCCATATGCTGATGTGGTGACGACGACAACGCATAAAACGTTAAGGGGACCTCGTGGTGGTTTAATTCTTTGTAAGGAAAATGAAGAAATTGAGAAAAAATTAAATTCTTCTGTATTTCCTGGCATGCAAGGTGGGCCATTAATGCACGTTATTGCAGCCAAAGCAGTCGCTTTTGCAGAAGCTCTGTTACCCGAATTTAAAACCTATCAGCAACAGGTTTTAGTCAATGCCAGAACGATGTGCAGCGTATTACAAAGCAGAGGCTATGATATTGTCTCTGGTGGAACTGATAATCATCTTTTACTAGTGGATTTGATTAATAAAGGAATTACAGGTAAAGACGCTGATGCTGCTTTAGGCAGAGCCAATATAACAGTCAATAAAAATTCGGTTCCCAATGACCCTCGCTCACCTTTTGTAACGAGTGGTCTACGCTTGGGTACGCCTGCTGCAACCACAAGAGGCTTTAAAGAAAGAGAGATGACTTTATTATCTAACTGGGTAGCGGATGTCCTTGATAATGTTCATGATGAAACCAATATTTCAAGAGTGAAAACCCAAGTATTGCTTCTCTGTCGTGAATTTCCGGTTTATGCCTAA
- the nrdR gene encoding transcriptional regulator NrdR yields the protein MYCPFCHAEETKVVDSRLVADGAQVRRRRECLECHERFTTFETAELIMPLIIKRDGRREPFHIDNLRSGMLRALEKRPVSVDDLEKAIISITEEIRRRGEREIDSQVVGELVMKELFRLDHVAYVRFASVYKRFKDVSDFRQTIDQMKNEDKEKS from the coding sequence ATGTATTGTCCATTTTGTCATGCGGAAGAAACAAAAGTAGTGGATTCACGTCTGGTTGCGGATGGCGCTCAAGTTCGCAGAAGACGTGAATGCTTGGAATGTCATGAGCGGTTTACTACTTTTGAAACCGCCGAATTGATTATGCCATTGATTATAAAACGCGATGGCAGGAGAGAGCCATTTCATATTGATAATTTACGTTCTGGCATGTTGAGAGCTTTGGAGAAACGGCCTGTCAGTGTTGATGATTTGGAAAAGGCTATTATTTCTATTACCGAGGAAATTCGAAGAAGAGGTGAACGAGAGATCGACTCCCAAGTGGTTGGCGAGTTGGTAATGAAGGAGTTATTCAGGCTTGATCATGTGGCCTATGTGCGTTTTGCATCAGTATATAAACGCTTTAAAGATGTGAGTGATTTTAGACAGACAATTGATCAAATGAAAAATGAAGATAAGGAAAAATCTTAG